A DNA window from Pseudarthrobacter sp. W1I19 contains the following coding sequences:
- a CDS encoding metal-sensitive transcriptional regulator produces MSATEEAVADAAVEAGTDHEGPQHGYTGNKDAYLRRLKRIEGQVRGIARMVDEDKYCIDILTQVSAVTKALHAVSLGLVEEHIGHCVVGAAAEPDPGLRAEVIDAKVKEAADAIGRLLR; encoded by the coding sequence ATGAGCGCAACGGAAGAAGCAGTGGCAGATGCAGCTGTTGAAGCTGGCACGGACCACGAAGGGCCCCAGCACGGCTACACAGGGAACAAGGACGCCTATCTGCGCCGCCTCAAACGCATAGAAGGCCAGGTGCGCGGGATTGCCCGCATGGTGGATGAGGACAAGTACTGCATCGACATCCTCACCCAGGTTTCCGCCGTCACCAAAGCCCTGCACGCCGTCAGCCTTGGGCTCGTGGAAGAGCACATCGGCCACTGCGTAGTGGGGGCTGCCGCCGAGCCGGACCCGGGCCTGCGGGCAGAAGTGATCGACGCCAAAGTCAAGGAAGCCGCCGATGCCATCGGCCGGCTCCTGCGGTAG
- a CDS encoding exo-alpha-sialidase → MVGMATQGSFVLAIGTKKGLWLATSTDRREWSFTGPHFLMSEIPSIGIDTREGRTRIMVGVRNEHWGPTVAHSDDLGATWSEPEQGAITFPEDTGAALERIWQIYPDAESRPGVVWAGAEPISVWKSTDGGEHFELNRGLWDHPHRSDWGAGYGGAAAHSIVVHRAGETVHVAMSTGGVYRSLDGGTSWEARNKGISAYFMPDPNPEFGQCVHKIAADAAIDGRLYAQNHHGVYRTDDNAESWTSIAEGLPADFGFVMLTHPRREGTAWVVPLKADGERIPPNGELAVHRTDDAGGSWKRLDNGLPTGEYNSVLRDAASVDTAEPAGVYFGTRGGTVYASADEGETFTEVASHLPDVLCVRAAVVAGA, encoded by the coding sequence ATGGTGGGCATGGCAACCCAAGGAAGTTTTGTCCTAGCGATCGGAACCAAAAAAGGCCTGTGGCTGGCCACCAGCACGGACAGGCGCGAATGGTCCTTCACCGGCCCGCATTTCCTGATGAGTGAGATTCCCAGTATTGGGATCGACACCCGGGAAGGCCGCACCCGGATCATGGTGGGAGTCCGGAACGAGCATTGGGGGCCCACGGTGGCCCACTCGGACGATCTTGGCGCCACCTGGTCCGAGCCGGAGCAGGGCGCCATCACGTTTCCGGAAGATACCGGCGCCGCGCTGGAACGCATCTGGCAGATTTATCCGGACGCCGAGTCCCGCCCGGGAGTGGTGTGGGCGGGGGCGGAACCCATCTCCGTGTGGAAGTCCACGGACGGCGGTGAACACTTCGAGCTGAACCGGGGCCTCTGGGACCATCCGCACCGCAGCGATTGGGGTGCCGGCTACGGGGGCGCGGCCGCCCACTCGATCGTGGTCCACCGGGCAGGCGAAACCGTCCACGTGGCCATGAGCACGGGCGGCGTTTACCGCTCGCTCGATGGCGGCACCTCCTGGGAGGCGCGCAACAAGGGAATCTCGGCCTACTTCATGCCGGACCCGAACCCCGAGTTCGGACAGTGCGTGCACAAGATCGCTGCGGATGCCGCCATCGACGGCCGGCTCTATGCGCAGAACCACCACGGCGTGTACCGCACGGATGACAACGCGGAGAGCTGGACCTCCATTGCTGAGGGCCTGCCGGCAGACTTCGGCTTCGTGATGCTGACCCATCCGCGGCGGGAAGGTACGGCCTGGGTGGTGCCGCTGAAGGCAGACGGCGAGCGTATCCCGCCCAACGGCGAACTGGCCGTCCACCGCACAGATGACGCCGGCGGCAGCTGGAAGAGGCTGGACAACGGGCTGCCCACCGGCGAGTACAACAGCGTCCTGCGCGATGCCGCGTCGGTGGATACGGCGGAGCCGGCAGGCGTCTACTTCGGAACACGCGGGGGTACGGTCTACGCCAGCGCCGATGAAGGGGAGACGTTTACGGAAGTGGCGTCGCACTTGCCCGACGTCCTGTGCGTGCGGGCGGCCGTGGTGGCCGGTGCCTGA
- a CDS encoding LPXTG cell wall anchor domain-containing protein — translation MKRTFATLGVVGLGLGMISVTAPATAASERVVVCHTDGSAWTPLEFDVNGIGGHVQHATDIIPPTPKAPEGKNWTDAGKLLYVEKCAALPPGEELPVVEQPVVNPPVVNPPVVEPPVVEQPVVEPPAVVTPVVETPVVAVEQAAVVPPAAVPPAAAPVVVPQTPAVVQPPVSQPRQQAAAVAGAGATAELGTNQGYNAQTAVGGSSSPSWLAGVGALLAAGAAVGFRRSRRTQLLAD, via the coding sequence ATGAAACGTACCTTTGCGACTCTGGGGGTTGTGGGGCTGGGGCTGGGAATGATCAGCGTCACGGCGCCGGCCACCGCAGCGTCCGAAAGAGTTGTCGTTTGCCATACCGACGGATCCGCCTGGACGCCGCTGGAATTCGACGTCAACGGGATCGGCGGCCACGTGCAGCATGCCACGGACATCATCCCGCCGACTCCGAAGGCACCGGAGGGCAAGAATTGGACGGACGCCGGAAAGCTCCTCTATGTCGAAAAATGTGCTGCGCTGCCGCCAGGCGAGGAGCTGCCGGTTGTTGAACAGCCCGTCGTAAACCCGCCGGTGGTGAATCCGCCGGTCGTGGAGCCGCCTGTGGTGGAACAGCCCGTGGTCGAACCTCCGGCAGTAGTCACACCCGTCGTGGAAACTCCTGTGGTCGCTGTGGAGCAGGCCGCGGTAGTTCCGCCGGCTGCTGTCCCGCCGGCAGCAGCGCCCGTCGTCGTTCCCCAAACACCGGCTGTTGTCCAGCCGCCGGTAAGCCAGCCCCGGCAGCAAGCAGCTGCAGTTGCCGGCGCAGGAGCAACGGCTGAGCTGGGGACCAACCAGGGCTACAACGCCCAGACGGCGGTGGGCGGCTCGAGCAGCCCGTCCTGGCTGGCAGGCGTGGGCGCCTTGCTGGCAGCGGGTGCGGCGGTGGGTTTCCGCCGGAGCCGCCGCACGCAGCTCCTGGCCGACTAA
- a CDS encoding MoaD/ThiS family protein, translated as MPDISVVLPSILQPLAGGQSVLTAPADGPVSVGKLLDSVTADFAVLARRLRDETGALRRFVNVYVDGDEVRRLQGLDTEVAPGQEVLVIQSVAGG; from the coding sequence GTGCCTGACATTTCGGTGGTGCTTCCCAGCATCCTGCAGCCACTGGCCGGCGGGCAGTCCGTTCTGACTGCGCCCGCCGACGGGCCCGTGTCCGTGGGAAAACTGCTGGATTCCGTCACTGCCGACTTCGCCGTGCTGGCCAGGCGGCTCCGCGACGAGACGGGAGCCTTGCGGCGGTTTGTGAATGTCTACGTGGATGGTGACGAGGTGCGTCGGCTGCAGGGCCTGGACACTGAAGTGGCGCCGGGCCAGGAGGTTCTGGTCATCCAGTCAGTGGCCGGCGGCTGA
- a CDS encoding class F sortase, with protein MFKERSRHVVRKERRRRSWNRGDLAILLCGVLAFLSLTFGAPLFHHMQVASSGRSAAIGSPSAGIVSRDAAPTVTTAPAAGGTEAADGPGVTEGQVPAALANSALKPPPPALPAAAEPLRIRYASAGFDVPVHALDVDAAAEASQTVEPPATKDGYWLTPFGTPGQGSANTTYVIGHSWEGADAPFNHLSSAAVGDRFEVDTATGTITYMVDNVTTYVKSSLKDSPIWSIVPNRLVLISCFTEDPWGKNVVVTASPAP; from the coding sequence ATGTTCAAGGAACGCAGCCGGCACGTGGTCCGGAAGGAGCGCAGGCGGCGGAGCTGGAACCGGGGAGACCTGGCCATCCTCCTGTGCGGGGTTCTGGCCTTTCTGTCCCTGACCTTCGGCGCACCGCTTTTCCACCACATGCAGGTGGCTTCCAGCGGACGCAGTGCGGCGATTGGATCTCCGTCGGCCGGGATCGTGTCCCGGGATGCCGCGCCAACGGTCACCACGGCGCCGGCAGCAGGGGGAACCGAGGCGGCAGATGGACCCGGGGTGACGGAAGGGCAAGTGCCAGCAGCCCTGGCCAATTCGGCTCTCAAGCCGCCTCCCCCGGCCCTCCCGGCAGCGGCTGAACCGCTGCGCATCCGTTATGCCTCCGCCGGGTTCGACGTTCCGGTCCATGCGCTTGACGTGGATGCTGCAGCCGAAGCCAGCCAAACGGTGGAGCCGCCGGCCACCAAGGACGGCTACTGGCTGACACCCTTTGGGACACCGGGGCAGGGATCAGCAAACACCACCTACGTAATCGGACACAGCTGGGAAGGTGCGGACGCACCGTTCAACCACTTGAGCTCAGCGGCTGTGGGCGACAGGTTTGAGGTGGACACCGCGACCGGCACCATCACCTACATGGTGGACAACGTGACCACCTACGTGAAGTCCAGCCTTAAGGACAGTCCCATCTGGAGCATCGTGCCCAACCGGCTGGTACTGATCAGCTGCTTCACGGAGGATCCCTGGGGCAAGAATGTGGTGGTCACGGCATCACCCGCTCCGTGA
- a CDS encoding universal stress protein, whose amino-acid sequence MTSDRFSGTSPLLVGIAPKQHPEVLQAAALLAARLKRPLLCAYVDEASYLVEWDPARSAHRLSLHPDTDDDEIRAVVSGLRGAIEAAMADVPAEAGRTEWTFRTLAGDPARALARLAAESDAPMIVVGTSERGFSHRLTEALNGSVGAWLVHHQSRPVLVVPYRMPAHEDTP is encoded by the coding sequence ATGACATCAGATCGGTTCAGCGGTACATCGCCCCTGCTGGTAGGCATCGCGCCCAAGCAGCATCCTGAGGTGCTGCAGGCCGCCGCCCTCCTCGCCGCCCGCCTCAAGAGGCCGTTGCTCTGCGCTTACGTTGACGAGGCCAGCTACCTGGTGGAATGGGATCCTGCACGCTCCGCCCACCGTCTCTCCCTCCACCCGGACACGGACGACGACGAGATCAGGGCTGTGGTGTCCGGGCTGCGGGGTGCCATAGAAGCAGCGATGGCCGACGTGCCAGCGGAAGCCGGGCGCACGGAGTGGACGTTCCGAACCCTTGCGGGTGATCCCGCCCGCGCGCTGGCCAGGCTGGCAGCAGAGAGTGATGCACCGATGATTGTGGTGGGCACGTCGGAGCGGGGCTTCTCCCACCGGCTCACCGAAGCCCTCAATGGGTCCGTGGGGGCGTGGCTGGTGCACCACCAGAGCCGTCCGGTACTCGTAGTTCCCTACCGGATGCCGGCCCACGAGGACACGCCTTGA
- a CDS encoding heavy-metal-associated domain-containing protein has product MSTTSPTTTTVSVSGMTCGHCVSAVSEELEALAGVEAVEIELNAGGISTVTITSSDDLSPSEIGEAVAEAGYLVVANEA; this is encoded by the coding sequence ATGAGCACCACCTCCCCTACCACCACCACCGTCAGCGTTTCCGGAATGACCTGCGGCCACTGCGTCTCCGCCGTCAGCGAAGAACTTGAGGCCCTTGCAGGCGTAGAGGCAGTGGAGATCGAACTCAACGCCGGCGGGATCTCTACCGTCACCATCACCTCAAGCGACGATCTGTCGCCGTCCGAAATCGGCGAAGCAGTTGCGGAAGCGGGCTATCTGGTGGTCGCCAACGAAGCCTAA
- a CDS encoding pyridoxal phosphate-dependent aminotransferase, producing MRAMQHSSKLQNVRYELRGPILQAAKNMEAEGHRILKMNLGDTAPFGLETPESVVVDMIHHLRGAQGYSDSKGIFSARTAISQYYQTRGLMQIGVEDIFIGNGVSELISMCLQAFMENGDEILVPAPDYPLWTAAVTLTGGTPVHYLCDEAENWWPDMADVEAKITSRTKGIVIINPNNPTGAVYPRHILEQFAALARKHNLVLFSDEIYEKVLYGDAVHIHTAAVAEDICCLTFSGLSKAYRMPGYRAGWVAVTGPLAATAAYREGLELLASLRLCPNVPAQHAIQTCLGGYQSIEALVRPGGRLREQRDLAHKLLTAIPGITCVPAEGAMYLFPRLDPELYPIASDEQFVLDLLRDQKILVSHGSAFNWPTPDHFRFVILPSVLDIEEAVRRISTFLAAYRNREAA from the coding sequence ATGCGCGCCATGCAACATTCCAGCAAACTCCAGAACGTCCGGTACGAACTTCGCGGGCCGATCCTCCAGGCGGCCAAGAACATGGAGGCAGAGGGCCACCGGATCCTGAAGATGAACCTCGGCGATACGGCGCCGTTCGGCCTGGAGACGCCGGAATCGGTTGTGGTGGACATGATCCACCACCTGCGGGGCGCGCAGGGCTACAGCGATTCCAAGGGGATCTTTTCTGCCCGGACCGCCATCTCGCAGTACTACCAGACCCGCGGCCTGATGCAGATCGGCGTGGAGGACATTTTTATTGGCAATGGGGTCAGCGAACTGATTTCCATGTGCCTGCAGGCCTTTATGGAGAACGGCGACGAAATCCTCGTCCCGGCACCGGATTACCCGCTGTGGACGGCGGCGGTGACCCTCACCGGCGGAACGCCCGTCCATTACCTGTGTGACGAGGCCGAGAACTGGTGGCCGGACATGGCCGATGTCGAGGCAAAGATCACCAGCCGGACCAAGGGCATCGTGATCATCAACCCGAACAACCCCACCGGAGCCGTCTACCCCCGCCACATCCTGGAACAGTTCGCCGCCCTGGCCCGGAAGCACAACCTGGTCCTCTTCTCGGACGAAATCTACGAGAAGGTGCTTTACGGGGATGCCGTGCACATCCATACGGCGGCCGTGGCGGAGGATATCTGCTGCCTGACATTCAGCGGCTTGTCCAAGGCCTACCGGATGCCCGGCTACCGCGCCGGGTGGGTTGCCGTCACCGGGCCCCTGGCCGCCACAGCCGCGTACCGCGAGGGCCTGGAACTGCTGGCATCCCTGAGGTTGTGCCCCAACGTTCCTGCCCAGCATGCCATCCAGACCTGCCTGGGCGGCTACCAGAGCATCGAGGCGCTGGTGCGCCCCGGGGGCCGCCTCCGGGAACAGCGCGACCTTGCGCACAAGCTGCTGACCGCCATTCCGGGCATCACCTGTGTGCCCGCGGAGGGGGCCATGTACCTGTTTCCCCGGCTGGATCCTGAGCTCTATCCGATCGCCAGCGACGAGCAGTTTGTGCTGGACCTGTTGAGGGACCAGAAGATCCTGGTATCCCACGGCTCGGCGTTCAACTGGCCCACCCCGGACCACTTCCGGTTTGTGATCCTCCCGTCCGTCCTGGACATCGAGGAAGCCGTCCGGCGGATCTCAACGTTCCTCGCCGCCTACCGGAACCGCGAGGCAGCGTAG